A stretch of Ipomoea triloba cultivar NCNSP0323 chromosome 13, ASM357664v1 DNA encodes these proteins:
- the LOC116002998 gene encoding protein CYCLOPS-like has protein sequence MKMEGRGFSELYRNTSEELFIRTMMENSIAMPAPTIDMLSFRNLSQSFRTDSEELFKTWLTCGENNGSSPTMAANRTRQASRRISTEIAGLPNQQQAGTQKRKGEDALLPQTNSSANEPSSGLNQQSLRNTAGKEMQAANFYLAKAWFHSSQPMTRSRSSELRRRYAAMQSSQLGVEHLQTESGSGIETFKQEFGNTNGFTDLPTRYEMPNQLSSFVSPSNSSSSTFEAQNVDAADKISSVVSMLKGTLERKKLSGHCHTTIEALEDSSAGIYGAHEVLCNSSLNHMLGGHVYEKHEALQDASFFQVNETRVFQAAGGSLDAKLEDAMAPTSLIQIGAPSQELSQSESSVVPLVISTGFDICDGSSNTYQAQNGRSTENGSSTRDIRERTYENSKDNQKKGGLVRYGSVKSSQSVENGDPTKKRRVERSRKMAEAKERNLTPAVPSDMQSVLKRCENLEKEVRSLKLNLAFMNRKDSEQIKQIEELQKQNEDLSKEKERLLEEIERIISETSNM, from the exons ATGAAAATGGAGGGGAGAGGATTCTCAGAGTTGTATAGAAATACAAGTGAAGAATTGTTCATAAGAACTATGATGGAGAACTCGATTGCGATGCCTGCACCAACGATTGACATGCTGAGCTTTAGGAATCTATCTCAGTCATTCAGAACAGATAGCGAGGAACTGTTTAAAACCTGGCTTACATGTGGAGAG AATAATGGAAGTAGTCCTACAATGGCAGCTAACCGAACGAGACAAGCATCTAGAAG GATCTCTACTGAAATAGCTGGTCTCCCTAACCAGCAGCAAGCTGGAACTCAGAAAAGAAAAGGCGAGGACGCTTTGCTCCCTCAAACAAATTCCTCCGCTAATGAACCTTCAAGCGGTCTTAATCAACAATCACTAAG GAATACAGCAGGAAAGGAAATGCAAGCTGCTAACTTTTATTTGGCTAAG GCATGGTTCCATAGTTCTCAACCTATGACAAGAAGTCGGTCCTCCGAGTTAAG GAGGAGATATGCAGCCATGCAGAGCTCGCAATTAGGCGTGGAACACTTGCAGACTGAATCAGGAAGTGGTATCGAGACCTTCAAACAAGAATTTGGCAACACGAATGGATTCACTGACCTGCCAACAAGATATGAAATGCCTAACCAACTAAGCAGTTTCGTGTCGCCCTCCAATTCATCTTCGTCTACTTTCGAAGCTCAAAACGTGGATGCTGCAGATAAGATTTCTTCTGTAGTGAGCATGCTGAAGGGTACCCTAGAGCGCAAAAAATTGAGTGGTCATTGCCATACTACGATAGAAGCCTTAGAGGATAGCTCTGCGGGGATATATGGGGCTCACGAGGTCTTGTGTAACTCGAGCTTGAATCATATGCTAGGAGGCCACGTTTATGAAAAGCATGAGGCACTTCAAGATGCGTCGTTTTTTCAAGTAAATGAAACCAGAGTTTTTCAAGCAGCGGGGGGTTCGTTAGATGCCAAGTTAGAAGATGCCATGGCTCCCACGAGCCTCATCCAAATTGGCGCACCATCACAAGAGCTATCTCAAAGCGAATCTTCAGTCGTTCCACTCGTAATTTCAACAGGATTCGACATATGTGATGGTTCCAGCAACACATATCAGGCACAAAATGGAAGGAGCACTGAAAACGGTTCATCAACCAGAG ATATCAGAGAACGCACATATGAGAACTCAAAAGATAATCAAAAG AAAGGAGGCTTAGTTAGATATGGATCTGTAAAATCATCTCAGTCAG TGGAGAATGGAGATCCAACGAAGAAGCGTAGGGTGGAGCGGTCaagaaa AATGGCAGAAGCAAAAGAGAGAAACTTAACCCCTGCAGTTCCTTCTGATATGCAATCTGTGTTGAAGCGATGCGAGAATCTTGAGAAGGAAGTGCGTTCCCTGAAACTTAATTTGGCGTTCATGAATAG